In Desulfobulbus oralis, one DNA window encodes the following:
- a CDS encoding phosphotransferase: MPGMKPEHRAVPIGRGTSAPVPVHDPESRIADSKMPMLVQALDPAYMTRALREQVEASGRNPFAGTAWQVAAIYVRRHKPGRRCLIEYELTDPEKGGRFSVLGKIRARGLDRRSHAVQRHLWENGFDGSCADGVSVPEPLGLLPHLSMWLQKKVPARPVIEGLHGENGPALAGRIAGALHKLHRLGPLSERVHGVEDELRILETQLTAVTWLHPAWKNRIDELLAACTRLGRSLPYCPPCPSQRDCYHDNILFDGDRLFLVDLDLYCQGDPGLDPGNCLAHLIDYGLRSQGEPDRLSGIEQALAARFGALTGHVHDQRVAVYTTLSLARLIAVSTRIHGREQWTGRLMDLCELRIKELHS; this comes from the coding sequence ATGCCCGGCATGAAACCGGAACATAGGGCCGTGCCGATTGGGCGCGGCACGAGCGCTCCCGTTCCGGTTCACGATCCGGAGAGCAGGATTGCCGATTCCAAAATGCCCATGCTGGTCCAGGCTCTAGACCCGGCGTACATGACCCGCGCCCTGCGGGAACAGGTGGAAGCATCCGGGCGCAATCCCTTTGCCGGCACGGCATGGCAGGTGGCGGCTATTTACGTGCGGCGGCACAAACCGGGCCGCCGCTGCCTGATCGAGTATGAGCTGACCGACCCGGAAAAGGGCGGCCGCTTTTCGGTTCTGGGCAAAATCAGGGCCAGGGGGCTCGACCGGCGCAGCCATGCGGTGCAGCGGCATCTGTGGGAAAACGGTTTTGACGGTTCCTGCGCGGATGGCGTCTCGGTTCCCGAGCCCCTGGGCCTGTTGCCGCATCTTTCCATGTGGCTGCAGAAAAAGGTGCCGGCAAGGCCGGTTATCGAAGGATTGCACGGGGAAAATGGCCCGGCCCTGGCCGGGCGGATCGCCGGGGCTCTGCACAAGCTGCACCGGCTGGGGCCATTGTCGGAGCGGGTGCACGGCGTGGAAGATGAGCTGCGCATCCTGGAGACACAACTGACCGCCGTGACCTGGCTGCATCCGGCCTGGAAAAACCGCATCGACGAGCTGCTTGCGGCCTGCACGCGGCTGGGGCGCAGCCTGCCGTACTGCCCGCCCTGTCCCAGTCAGCGGGATTGCTATCATGACAATATTCTTTTTGACGGCGACCGGCTCTTTCTGGTGGATCTCGATCTCTACTGTCAGGGTGACCCGGGGCTCGATCCGGGCAACTGTCTCGCCCATCTCATCGACTACGGCCTGCGCAGCCAGGGCGAACCTGATCGTCTCAGCGGAATTGAACAGGCACTGGCCGCACGCTTTGGCGCATTGACCGGTCATGTCCATGACCAGCGGGTGGCGGTCTATACCACGCTTTCCCTGGCCCGGCTCATTGCCGTCAGCACCCGTATCCACGGCCGTGAACAGTGGACTGGCCGGCTCATGGATCTCTGTGAACTTCGCATCAAGGAGCTGCATTCATGA
- a CDS encoding phosphotransferase family protein, with the protein MLNGHDLEVIAREPGLPGLSILLDPERALGLLQRLYPEQAILDLTLSYLKYKPHTNCLAGFAAGVGAQKAIRISAKAYPEKEYAKERARCQKGNGAGQGGHEPHFVDAWQLAVWSFPRDRKLPGLAALGEADARRRLLQDLLPAMPELWPAGMETLRYKNERRYVGKLLVGGAARALIKVYEARDFKNACRAARTIGAFAADDGLSVAGPLGISQDERIIISRWLDGRPLRQLLHEARELSRKSGQLQAVGAALAGFHRESPGSLARAVPENEALSVLAAANATAFLCPALAVRLRRLAAGIGAELLSMPCPHHPIHGDFSSDQVLVDGADDGGIAIVDYDQARIGDPAADLGSFTAQLFYDEAAGALAAGTAAVLADVVLKGYLEACGQRETLLRYSLHTAAKLLQLTPQAFRTRHPQWPELMARLVYHAVAFWRNHARHETGT; encoded by the coding sequence ATGCTGAACGGCCATGATCTGGAGGTGATTGCCAGAGAGCCCGGCCTGCCGGGACTGAGCATCCTGCTCGATCCGGAGCGGGCGCTGGGACTTTTGCAGCGGCTCTATCCGGAACAGGCAATCCTTGATCTTACCCTCAGCTATCTCAAATACAAACCGCACACCAACTGCCTGGCGGGTTTTGCCGCCGGGGTCGGCGCTCAAAAGGCAATACGGATTTCGGCCAAGGCCTATCCCGAAAAGGAATACGCCAAAGAGCGGGCCCGTTGCCAGAAGGGAAACGGTGCCGGGCAGGGTGGTCATGAGCCCCATTTTGTGGATGCCTGGCAGTTGGCGGTCTGGTCTTTTCCACGGGATCGAAAACTGCCGGGCCTGGCGGCGCTGGGGGAGGCGGATGCGCGCCGACGGCTTCTGCAGGATCTTCTGCCCGCAATGCCCGAGCTGTGGCCGGCCGGAATGGAGACCCTGCGCTATAAAAACGAGCGCAGATACGTGGGCAAATTGCTGGTGGGCGGTGCAGCCCGGGCGCTCATCAAGGTTTATGAGGCGCGGGACTTCAAAAACGCCTGCAGGGCCGCGCGGACCATCGGCGCCTTTGCCGCGGATGACGGCCTGAGCGTCGCCGGGCCTTTGGGCATTTCCCAGGATGAGCGCATCATAATCAGCCGCTGGCTGGACGGCCGGCCGCTGCGCCAGCTCCTGCACGAGGCTCGGGAGCTGAGCCGAAAGTCTGGCCAATTGCAGGCCGTGGGCGCGGCCCTGGCCGGCTTCCATCGAGAGAGCCCTGGTTCGCTGGCCAGGGCTGTGCCGGAAAACGAGGCGCTCTCGGTTCTGGCCGCCGCCAATGCAACGGCCTTTCTCTGCCCAGCCCTGGCAGTCCGGCTGCGCCGTCTCGCCGCCGGGATCGGCGCGGAGCTGCTCTCCATGCCCTGCCCGCATCACCCCATCCATGGAGATTTTTCCAGCGATCAGGTGCTGGTCGATGGGGCGGATGACGGCGGAATCGCCATCGTCGATTACGATCAGGCCCGCATCGGTGATCCTGCCGCGGATCTTGGCTCTTTTACCGCGCAACTGTTCTATGACGAGGCGGCGGGAGCCCTTGCGGCCGGTACCGCCGCTGTACTGGCAGACGTGGTGCTGAAGGGCTACCTGGAGGCTTGCGGACAACGGGAAACTCTTTTGCGCTACAGCCTCCACACAGCGGCAAAACTGCTGCAGCTCACGCCCCAGGCTTTTCGTACCCGTCACCCGCAGTGGCCGGAGCTGATGGCCCGGCTCGTGTACCACGCAGTGGCGTTTTGGAGAAACCATGCCCGGCATGAAACCGGAACATAG
- a CDS encoding ABC transporter transmembrane domain-containing protein, translated as MRLAYVCADPGIPVFGAKGASIHVQEVIRAFRRQGLQVQLFAMRLGGEPPADLRDLPVHCLPEPPRGDTARRERAAMVSAGTVQDALRIAGPFDCVYERYSLWSCAGMEYAESQGIPGILEVNAPLIEEQIRHRELVHREEAERIAARVFAAAHAIIAVSPGVAAYLDGYPQSRGRVRVLANGIDPARFPAELFADRPQPDSPATFTIGFLGSLKPWHGLELLLDVFIAMHSQDPGLRLLLVGDGPERAGIERSIVQAGISDSVTLTGAVPPAEVANWLRQMDVGVAPYPEMEPFYFSPLKIYEYMAAALPVVASRVGGLDRVVREQKTGLLYPPGDAAGLQAALAGLRADPALCRRLGQAARDEALNRHSWDSVAARILAIAGLQIKEQGRHEDPSENTRKTGEGLSTPSKAPAGISAALPSLRRIFACFGPYLRRHTALLAGSLLALLAGIAAQLLEPWPLKIVIDWIVSDSPHSGFAKIPLLASLDSMQLLILLALSLVLIIALRGVLSYLSSIGFALAGSRTMARIRDDLYQHLQGLSLSFHNRAKTGELTLRVVSDVNLIGETMVTAIMPMLAHLLILAGMIGVMLWMNWQLTLFALLPWPLLWLISTHLGRKIHQMTRKLRKQEGAMAATAAESLAAIRDVQALSLEKNFADVFARVGQKSLGTGVQVKRLTANLERSADVMIGLSSAIVLWQGTLFVLVGELSPGDLIVFITYLKSTFRPIRMFAKYTSRMARAVAAGERIVDLMAEKADIEDLPDAVAAPPFKGSLCFEGVSFAYDPAHPILRGIDLSVPPGRHVAVVGPSGMGKSTLVSLILRLYDPSQGRVLIDGMDIRGFRLKSLREQISIVLPNSLLFAASIRDNIGYGAASASFAEIEQAARLANAHDFIMAMPNGYDTELGERGVTLSSGQQQRIAIARAALRQSPILILDEPTTGLDRSNEQAVIEALGKLARGRTVIMITHDLDLAARADQIVFLENGSIIEQGSHAELLGRGGSYAALFRARNPSASQGRETAGE; from the coding sequence ATGCGTCTGGCATATGTCTGCGCCGACCCCGGCATTCCGGTCTTTGGTGCCAAGGGCGCCTCCATCCACGTACAGGAAGTCATCCGTGCTTTTCGGCGGCAGGGGCTTCAGGTGCAGCTTTTTGCCATGCGCCTGGGCGGGGAGCCGCCCGCGGATCTGAGAGACCTGCCGGTACACTGCCTGCCGGAGCCGCCGCGGGGCGACACCGCCCGGCGCGAGCGGGCGGCCATGGTAAGCGCCGGCACCGTGCAGGACGCCCTGAGGATCGCCGGGCCGTTTGACTGCGTCTACGAGCGCTATTCCCTGTGGAGCTGCGCCGGCATGGAGTATGCCGAATCCCAGGGCATCCCCGGCATCCTTGAGGTCAATGCGCCGCTTATCGAAGAGCAGATCCGGCACCGGGAACTGGTGCACCGCGAGGAGGCGGAACGGATTGCGGCCAGGGTCTTTGCGGCGGCCCATGCCATCATTGCGGTGTCGCCGGGAGTCGCCGCCTATCTCGATGGCTATCCGCAGAGCCGGGGACGGGTGCGGGTGCTTGCAAACGGCATCGATCCGGCCCGCTTTCCGGCCGAACTCTTTGCGGATCGTCCCCAGCCGGATTCGCCGGCAACCTTTACCATCGGTTTTCTCGGCTCCCTCAAGCCCTGGCACGGACTTGAGCTGCTGCTCGATGTGTTCATCGCCATGCACTCACAGGATCCGGGCCTGCGCCTTCTGCTGGTGGGTGATGGCCCGGAAAGGGCAGGCATTGAGCGGAGCATTGTGCAGGCCGGAATCTCCGACAGTGTCACTTTGACCGGCGCGGTTCCTCCGGCGGAAGTCGCGAACTGGCTGCGGCAGATGGATGTGGGCGTCGCCCCCTATCCGGAGATGGAGCCCTTTTATTTTTCGCCGCTGAAAATTTATGAATACATGGCGGCCGCTCTGCCGGTGGTGGCCAGCCGGGTCGGCGGGCTCGACCGGGTTGTGCGCGAGCAAAAGACCGGTCTGCTCTATCCGCCGGGTGATGCGGCCGGACTGCAGGCCGCTCTTGCCGGCTTGCGCGCCGATCCGGCCCTCTGCCGCAGGCTGGGGCAAGCCGCCAGAGACGAGGCCCTGAACCGGCACAGTTGGGACAGCGTGGCGGCCCGTATCCTTGCCATCGCGGGTTTACAGATAAAAGAGCAGGGAAGGCACGAGGACCCAAGCGAAAATACCCGCAAGACCGGGGAGGGCCTGTCGACGCCTTCCAAGGCGCCGGCCGGCATATCCGCGGCCCTGCCCAGTCTGCGCCGCATCTTCGCCTGTTTCGGCCCCTATCTGCGCCGTCATACCGCCTTGCTCGCCGGCTCCCTTTTGGCCCTTCTGGCCGGTATCGCCGCCCAGTTGCTGGAGCCCTGGCCGCTGAAAATCGTCATCGACTGGATCGTCTCCGACAGTCCCCACAGCGGTTTTGCAAAAATTCCCCTGCTGGCCAGCCTCGACTCCATGCAGTTGCTGATTCTGCTCGCGCTCAGTCTGGTGCTGATCATTGCCCTCAGAGGAGTCTTGTCCTATCTGAGCAGCATCGGCTTCGCCCTGGCAGGCAGCCGCACCATGGCCAGGATCCGGGACGATCTCTACCAGCACCTGCAGGGGCTCTCCCTTTCCTTCCACAACCGGGCCAAAACCGGCGAGCTGACCCTGCGCGTGGTCAGCGATGTGAACCTGATCGGCGAGACCATGGTGACCGCCATCATGCCGATGCTCGCCCATCTGCTGATACTTGCCGGCATGATCGGGGTGATGTTGTGGATGAACTGGCAACTGACCCTCTTTGCGCTGCTGCCTTGGCCCCTGCTCTGGCTCATCAGCACCCATCTGGGCAGAAAGATTCACCAGATGACCCGCAAACTGCGCAAACAGGAGGGGGCGATGGCGGCCACCGCAGCCGAATCCCTGGCCGCCATCCGCGATGTACAGGCCCTGTCGCTCGAAAAAAACTTTGCCGACGTCTTTGCCCGAGTGGGGCAGAAGAGCCTCGGTACCGGGGTGCAGGTCAAGCGCCTCACCGCCAATCTGGAACGCAGCGCCGATGTCATGATCGGCCTGTCCTCGGCCATTGTTCTCTGGCAGGGCACGCTCTTCGTGCTGGTGGGAGAGCTTTCGCCGGGCGATCTGATTGTCTTCATCACCTACCTCAAGAGCACCTTCCGGCCGATCCGCATGTTTGCCAAGTATACCAGCCGGATGGCCAGAGCCGTGGCCGCGGGCGAGCGCATCGTCGATCTGATGGCAGAAAAGGCGGATATCGAGGACCTGCCCGATGCGGTGGCCGCCCCGCCCTTCAAGGGCTCTCTTTGTTTCGAGGGGGTGAGCTTCGCCTACGATCCGGCCCATCCCATCCTGCGCGGGATTGACCTCTCTGTGCCGCCGGGCCGCCATGTGGCTGTGGTCGGGCCTTCGGGCATGGGCAAATCCACCCTGGTGAGCCTGATTCTGCGTCTCTATGACCCCAGTCAGGGCCGGGTGCTTATCGACGGGATGGATATCCGCGGCTTTCGTCTCAAATCCCTGCGGGAGCAGATCAGTATCGTTCTGCCCAACAGCCTGCTCTTTGCCGCCAGCATCCGCGACAATATCGGCTACGGCGCGGCCAGTGCCAGCTTCGCCGAAATCGAGCAGGCGGCCAGACTCGCCAACGCCCACGATTTCATCATGGCCATGCCCAATGGCTACGACACCGAACTGGGCGAGCGCGGGGTCACCCTTTCAAGCGGCCAGCAGCAGCGCATCGCCATTGCCCGGGCCGCCCTGCGGCAGAGCCCGATCCTCATCCTCGACGAGCCGACCACCGGTCTGGACCGCAGCAACGAACAGGCGGTGATCGAGGCCCTTGGCAAGCTCGCCCGGGGCCGCACCGTGATCATGATCACCCATGATCTCGATCTGGCCGCCCGGGCGGATCAAATCGTGTTTCTCGAAAACGGCAGTATCATCGAACAGGGTTCCCATGCGGAGCTGCTCGGCCGGGGCGGGTCGTATGCCGCGCTTTTTCGGGCCCGCAACCCGTCCGCTTCGCAGGGGCGCGAAACCGCCGGAGAATAA
- a CDS encoding glycosyltransferase yields the protein MTTPQQPALAYVLKRYPRFSETFIVNEILEHEKAGMRIHIFALRPVRESHFQDILAQVRAPVTYIRDISAATHSLWEMMSLARRELPGFWQALDELGDMEEGDLLQAIKLALKARERGIAHFHAHFGTLAATVTRIASRLARIPYTLTVHAKDIYHQAVDQEDMHRKLGDAAGVITVSGYNQRYLQATYGQAAEQVRRIYNGLHLDRFTYRPPNLNSREILAVGRLVEKKGFDVLVEACGLLRERGIAFHCSIVGEGMMREALQQRIERLGLAEQVCLAGPRAHAELIRIFREAAFFVAPCVISSDGDRDGLPTVLVEAMALGTPVISTQVVGIPELVRHNDTGLCVAERDPAALADAMERLLQDANLRSSLAGRARALVEEDFDIRKNAAAQRELFRAAMATPRLPETAAATPARRA from the coding sequence ATGACGACACCGCAACAGCCCGCGCTGGCCTATGTGCTCAAACGCTACCCGCGCTTCTCGGAAACCTTTATCGTCAATGAAATTCTCGAACACGAAAAGGCCGGGATGAGAATCCACATCTTTGCTCTGCGGCCGGTCCGGGAAAGCCATTTTCAGGATATCCTGGCCCAGGTCAGGGCGCCGGTCACCTATATCCGCGACATCAGCGCCGCCACGCACAGCCTCTGGGAGATGATGAGCCTTGCCCGCAGGGAACTGCCGGGTTTCTGGCAGGCTCTGGATGAGCTGGGCGACATGGAGGAGGGAGACCTACTCCAGGCCATCAAGCTGGCCCTGAAGGCGCGCGAGCGCGGGATTGCCCATTTTCACGCCCATTTTGGCACGCTTGCGGCGACGGTCACCCGCATTGCCTCGAGGCTTGCCCGCATTCCCTATACCCTGACCGTACACGCCAAGGATATTTATCATCAGGCAGTCGATCAGGAGGACATGCACAGGAAGCTGGGCGATGCCGCGGGCGTGATCACGGTCTCCGGCTATAACCAGCGCTATCTGCAGGCCACCTATGGTCAGGCGGCCGAACAGGTGCGGCGTATCTACAACGGCCTGCATCTGGACCGTTTTACGTACCGGCCCCCCAATCTGAACAGCCGGGAAATCCTGGCCGTGGGCCGGCTGGTGGAGAAAAAGGGTTTTGATGTGCTGGTCGAGGCCTGCGGCCTGCTGCGGGAGCGGGGCATTGCTTTTCACTGCAGCATAGTGGGCGAGGGCATGATGCGGGAGGCTTTGCAGCAGCGAATCGAGCGGCTTGGTCTGGCTGAGCAGGTCTGCCTTGCCGGGCCCAGAGCCCACGCGGAGCTGATCAGGATTTTTCGTGAGGCCGCCTTTTTTGTCGCTCCCTGCGTGATCAGCTCCGACGGCGACCGCGATGGCCTGCCCACGGTGCTTGTGGAGGCCATGGCCCTGGGGACGCCGGTCATCTCCACCCAGGTGGTGGGCATTCCCGAACTGGTGCGGCATAACGACACCGGTCTCTGCGTGGCGGAGCGCGATCCCGCTGCCCTGGCCGATGCCATGGAGCGGCTGTTGCAGGATGCGAATCTGCGGTCATCCCTGGCCGGCAGGGCCCGGGCCCTGGTTGAAGAGGATTTCGATATCCGGAAAAACGCGGCGGCCCAGCGTGAGCTCTTCAGGGCCGCCATGGCCACCCCCCGTCTGCCGGAAACGGCCGCCGCGACCCCGGCGAGGAGGGCCTGA
- a CDS encoding glycosyltransferase family protein, whose product MKIVLYSHDTMGLGHIRRNQLIARALAESPLAAKVLLIAGIHEAGAFRIPKGVDCLTLPAYHKDRHGNYSPRSLFVETNALVNLRSQVIGTALTHFNPNLFIVDNVPRGALQELSPVLENLKDSDTTRTVLGLRDIIDHPEAVRRQWQEQENEAFIERFYEAVWIYGDPDVYDQTSAYSFSPSLRLKTTFTGYLDPMDRLPSGEEEDVDPESARWVELDVLQQDFTLCVIGGGQDGLAVASAFARSQLPEGEYGIMVTGPFLPEEKKRQLRSQARENPRLRVLEFLQEPMGLMQRAKRIIAMGGYNTVTEILSLGKPALIVPRNKPRLEQTIRAERLQALGVVDVICLEDLNPAALSRWLHKEQAFKPARNVIDLGGLKKIPALVSAMFGSAHVAADPASSASSTRSSKVAS is encoded by the coding sequence ATGAAAATCGTCCTGTATTCCCACGACACCATGGGCCTTGGCCACATCCGCCGCAACCAGCTTATCGCCAGGGCCCTGGCGGAGTCGCCTTTGGCTGCCAAGGTGCTGCTCATTGCCGGCATCCACGAGGCGGGCGCATTCCGCATTCCAAAGGGCGTCGACTGTCTGACCCTGCCCGCCTACCACAAGGATCGGCACGGGAACTACTCGCCCCGCTCCCTTTTTGTAGAAACCAATGCCCTGGTCAATCTGCGGTCCCAGGTGATTGGGACGGCCCTGACCCATTTCAACCCCAACCTCTTTATCGTGGATAATGTGCCGCGCGGCGCTCTGCAGGAATTGAGCCCGGTTTTGGAGAATCTGAAAGATTCCGATACCACCAGAACCGTGTTGGGTCTGCGAGACATAATCGATCATCCGGAGGCGGTGCGCAGGCAGTGGCAGGAGCAGGAGAACGAGGCCTTTATCGAGCGATTTTATGAAGCGGTCTGGATCTACGGCGATCCAGACGTGTACGATCAGACCTCTGCCTACAGTTTTTCCCCCTCCCTGAGGCTCAAGACGACCTTCACCGGCTATCTCGACCCCATGGACCGTCTGCCGTCCGGCGAAGAAGAGGACGTGGATCCGGAGTCGGCGCGCTGGGTAGAGCTGGATGTGCTCCAGCAGGACTTTACCCTTTGTGTCATTGGCGGGGGGCAGGACGGCCTGGCCGTGGCGAGCGCCTTTGCCAGGTCGCAACTGCCGGAGGGCGAGTACGGCATCATGGTTACCGGACCATTTTTACCGGAGGAGAAAAAACGGCAACTGCGCTCCCAGGCCAGAGAAAATCCCCGTCTGCGGGTACTGGAGTTTCTGCAGGAACCCATGGGCTTGATGCAGCGGGCCAAGCGGATCATTGCCATGGGCGGTTACAACACGGTGACCGAAATATTGAGCCTCGGCAAACCCGCTTTGATCGTGCCGCGCAACAAGCCCCGACTCGAGCAGACAATCCGCGCCGAACGCCTGCAGGCTCTGGGTGTGGTCGACGTCATCTGCCTGGAAGATCTGAATCCGGCCGCTCTCTCCCGCTGGCTCCATAAGGAGCAGGCCTTCAAACCTGCCCGCAATGTGATCGATCTTGGGGGGCTAAAGAAGATTCCGGCTTTGGTCAGCGCCATGTTCGGGTCCGCCCATGTTGCCGCCGACCCTGCCTCTTCCGCCTCCTCCACTCGTTCGAGTAAGGTTGCATCATGA
- a CDS encoding DUF6110 family protein, producing the protein MNDGLKLGLAFLGGVLLGTLGAVALSRGKLDIKPVAADLLSRGIDVKDAIMGKVDALKEDVADLAAEAREASDKRKEAKVAGA; encoded by the coding sequence ATGAACGATGGATTGAAGCTCGGTCTTGCATTTCTTGGTGGCGTGCTGCTGGGCACGCTGGGTGCGGTTGCCCTCAGCCGGGGCAAGCTCGACATCAAGCCCGTAGCCGCCGACCTGCTCAGCCGGGGCATTGACGTGAAGGACGCCATCATGGGCAAGGTCGATGCCCTCAAGGAAGATGTGGCCGATCTGGCCGCCGAGGCCCGCGAGGCTTCCGACAAGCGCAAGGAAGCCAAAGTTGCCGGGGCCTGA
- a CDS encoding heavy metal translocating P-type ATPase, translated as MTFYIVHELIRLADGHGGRIRLRANLAFTAARANDLNHALANISGIEGVQVNPRSGSVLLFYADAESRTAVLRLLAVADTLPARREEGAAVEAEVRPKSPFWPLMRFFVVRPFLPTLWRVVTAVWAAVPFLVKGLQSLARGRINVDVLDASAILASLLLRDFRTVSVLTLLLGLGDILAAWTRYHSLNTLAESLSLNVQNVWLLRDGKEVLAPIEEVAVGDLVVLAAGSSIPVDGVVEDGVAVVNQSTMTGEPQGVAREKGGAVFAGTVVEEGRIVVRVTKQGDDTRYRQVAAFIEESESFKASIQGKSERLADMAVPFTFALAALVWIFTRDFRRVAAVLLVDYSCALKLATPLAVLAAMREGAHQGIIIKGGRYLEALNEADTVVFDKTGTLTGACPQVAEVIPVRGRKRDDILRIMACLEEHFPHPVARAVVNRASQENLQHEEEHAQVEYVVAHGVASYLHGKRLLVGSRHYLEHDEGVDLASLAKAIAKQSALGRSLLYLAEDGKAAGMLAIEDPLRPEATEVVASLREMGFNRVLMLTGDDERTAKAIADRVGITEFRAQILPTDKAGIVQELTAQGCKVLMVGDGINDAPALSASHVGIAMIDGTALAREVANVLLTRSDLHGILTARQLARGTLKRIHTNFTATLILNSLFLVGGLTMLLPPGLSALLHNLTTLGVSLNAMRPHLNRHTHPEQAA; from the coding sequence ATGACCTTTTACATTGTGCATGAACTCATTCGGCTGGCGGACGGGCATGGGGGCCGCATCCGGCTCCGCGCGAATCTGGCCTTTACCGCGGCCCGGGCGAATGACCTGAACCATGCTTTGGCGAACATCTCCGGCATTGAAGGCGTACAGGTCAATCCGAGGTCCGGCAGCGTGCTGCTGTTTTATGCAGACGCCGAGAGCCGTACCGCCGTTCTCCGGCTGTTGGCGGTTGCAGACACCCTGCCTGCCCGGCGAGAGGAAGGGGCAGCGGTGGAAGCCGAGGTCAGGCCGAAAAGTCCGTTCTGGCCGCTCATGCGCTTCTTTGTGGTCCGGCCCTTTCTGCCCACTCTCTGGCGCGTGGTGACAGCGGTCTGGGCCGCGGTGCCTTTTCTGGTCAAAGGCTTGCAGTCTTTGGCCCGCGGTCGGATCAACGTGGATGTGCTGGATGCGTCGGCGATCCTGGCGTCGTTGCTGCTACGGGATTTCCGCACCGTCTCGGTCCTGACCCTCCTGCTCGGGCTGGGCGACATTCTGGCCGCCTGGACGCGCTATCATTCCCTGAATACACTGGCCGAAAGCCTGAGCCTGAACGTGCAGAACGTGTGGCTCTTGCGTGACGGGAAGGAAGTGCTGGCCCCGATCGAGGAAGTTGCAGTGGGTGATCTGGTCGTGCTGGCCGCCGGCTCATCCATTCCGGTGGACGGCGTGGTGGAAGACGGCGTCGCAGTGGTCAACCAGTCCACCATGACCGGCGAGCCCCAGGGCGTGGCCAGGGAAAAGGGCGGCGCGGTTTTTGCGGGCACCGTCGTGGAAGAGGGCCGCATTGTCGTGCGTGTGACCAAGCAGGGCGACGACACCCGTTACCGTCAGGTCGCGGCGTTCATCGAGGAATCCGAATCCTTCAAGGCAAGCATTCAGGGCAAAAGCGAGCGTCTGGCCGATATGGCCGTGCCCTTCACCTTTGCCTTGGCGGCGCTGGTCTGGATTTTCACCCGGGATTTCCGTCGCGTCGCCGCAGTCCTCCTGGTGGATTACTCCTGCGCGCTCAAGCTGGCCACGCCCTTGGCCGTGCTGGCAGCCATGCGCGAGGGCGCCCATCAGGGCATCATCATCAAGGGCGGCCGTTATCTGGAAGCATTGAACGAGGCCGACACCGTGGTCTTCGACAAGACCGGCACGCTCACGGGCGCCTGCCCGCAGGTGGCCGAGGTCATTCCGGTACGGGGGCGGAAGCGCGACGACATCCTCCGCATCATGGCCTGCCTGGAAGAGCATTTTCCGCATCCGGTGGCACGGGCCGTGGTCAACCGGGCCTCGCAGGAAAATCTGCAGCACGAAGAAGAGCACGCCCAGGTGGAATACGTGGTGGCCCACGGCGTGGCATCCTACCTGCACGGCAAGCGGCTGCTGGTAGGCAGCCGTCATTATCTGGAACATGACGAGGGAGTGGATCTTGCTTCGCTGGCCAAGGCGATCGCCAAACAAAGCGCCCTTGGCCGCTCCCTGCTGTATCTGGCGGAAGACGGCAAGGCCGCCGGCATGTTGGCCATTGAAGACCCGCTCAGACCCGAGGCCACCGAAGTGGTGGCAAGCCTGCGGGAGATGGGTTTCAACCGTGTTCTGATGCTGACCGGCGACGATGAGCGCACGGCCAAAGCGATTGCGGACAGAGTAGGGATCACCGAGTTCAGGGCCCAGATTCTGCCCACCGACAAGGCGGGCATAGTGCAGGAACTAACGGCTCAGGGTTGCAAGGTACTGATGGTGGGCGACGGCATCAACGACGCCCCCGCGCTCTCGGCCTCCCACGTGGGCATAGCCATGATCGACGGCACGGCTCTGGCCCGTGAGGTGGCCAATGTCCTGCTCACCCGATCCGATCTGCATGGCATTCTCACGGCAAGGCAACTGGCTCGCGGCACCCTGAAGCGCATCCACACCAATTTCACGGCGACCCTGATCCTGAACAGCCTCTTCCTGGTTGGTGGCCTCACCATGCTGCTGCCGCCCGGTCTGTCTGCACTTTTGCACAACCTGACAACCCTTGGCGTATCCTTAAACGCCATGCGCCCCCACCTGAACCGGCACACCCACCCTGAACAGGCCGCGTAA
- a CDS encoding flavodoxin produces the protein MSKILIVFGSATGNTENIAHLIEAKLAKAGNEVTVQNAAAATADHLADGYDAVLMGASCWGDDEIEMQDDFATLFEQADKMDLKGKKVAAFASGDREYVHFCGAVDVIEAKAKELGAEVVAEGLRLEGDGGGNDEEVSNYTASILQHL, from the coding sequence ATGAGCAAAATCCTGATTGTCTTTGGCTCTGCAACTGGGAACACGGAAAACATCGCGCACCTCATCGAAGCAAAACTGGCCAAGGCCGGCAATGAAGTCACGGTGCAGAACGCCGCGGCCGCCACGGCGGATCATCTGGCAGACGGCTACGATGCGGTGCTCATGGGCGCATCGTGCTGGGGCGACGATGAGATTGAAATGCAGGATGATTTCGCGACCCTGTTCGAACAGGCCGACAAGATGGATCTGAAGGGCAAAAAAGTGGCTGCCTTTGCTTCCGGCGACAGGGAGTATGTCCATTTCTGCGGTGCAGTGGACGTCATCGAGGCAAAGGCAAAGGAACTGGGTGCCGAGGTCGTGGCCGAAGGCTTGCGCCTGGAGGGCGACGGCGGAGGCAATGATGAGGAGGTGTCAAACTACACCGCATCCATTCTGCAGCACCTGTGA